The following coding sequences are from one Actinomycetota bacterium window:
- a CDS encoding ribonuclease HI family protein, whose product MARCVLRTDGGARGNPGPAGAGFVLADADGAVVCQAGRFLGEATNNIAEYEALVWGLENAHVSGFDTVTVYADSELVVKQINGVYRVKHPNLRPLFVRTMELLRGFSSFEVIHVRREQNADADALANQAMDLRRIVGNPTCEPGQTVRADTLFE is encoded by the coding sequence ATGGCTCGCTGCGTTCTGCGCACCGATGGTGGGGCGCGCGGCAACCCCGGTCCTGCGGGTGCCGGATTCGTGCTCGCGGATGCCGACGGCGCGGTCGTCTGCCAGGCGGGTCGCTTCCTCGGCGAGGCGACCAACAACATTGCCGAGTACGAGGCTCTCGTGTGGGGGCTCGAGAACGCGCATGTGAGCGGGTTCGACACCGTCACCGTCTACGCGGACAGCGAGCTTGTGGTCAAGCAGATCAACGGTGTCTACCGTGTCAAACACCCCAACCTGCGACCGCTGTTCGTACGGACGATGGAGCTGCTTCGGGGGTTCTCTTCGTTCGAGGTCATCCACGTTCGTCGTGAGCAGAACGCAGATGCGGACGCGCTTGCCAACCAAGCGATGGACCTGCGCAGAATCGTCGGGAATCCGACGTGCGAGCCCGGTCAGACCGTCCGGGCCGACACGCTCTTCGAGTGA